Proteins encoded together in one Hevea brasiliensis isolate MT/VB/25A 57/8 chromosome 16, ASM3005281v1, whole genome shotgun sequence window:
- the LOC110631846 gene encoding flavonoid 3'-monooxygenase CYP75B137, whose protein sequence is MTTVSNFLGNFGTDFSAAILFTLCAIFAVLWYTWAYVNSKKGSLPLPPGPPGLPFIGNLASLDPDLHSYFASLARTYGPILKLRLGYKLGIVVNSPSLAREVLKDQDITFANRDVPDVARSAAYGGSDIVWTPYGPEWRMLRKVCVLKMLSNTTLDSVYTLRRHEVRQTVSYLYSKAGSPVNFGEQVFLTILNVITNMLWGGTVQGKERAGLGAEFREVVADMTELLGKPNVSDFFPGLGRFDLQGLLKKMDRLAKQFDGIFEKMIDKRVKMDGDGRDSGKDCKDFLQFLLQVKDEGDTKTPLTMTHLKALLMDMIVGGTDTSSNSIEFAMAEIMNKPEVMKKAQQELDAVLGKNNTVEESHIDQLPYLCAIMKESLRLHPALPLLVPHCPSETCIVGGYTIPKGARVFINVWAIHRDPSAWENPLEFRPERFLDSQWDYSGSDFSYFPFGSGRRICAGIAMAERMFLYSLATLLHSFDWKLPEGKNMDLSEKFGIVLKLKNPLLAIPTPRLSDPALYE, encoded by the exons ATGACAACCGTCTCAAATTTTCTTGGAAATTTCGGCACCGATTTTTCTGCAGCCATATTATTCACCCTCTGCGCCATCTTTGCCGTCCTTTGGTATACGTGGGCGTATGTCAACTCCAAGAAAGGGAGCTTGCCACTGCCACCAGGCCCTCCAGGCCTCCCTTTCATCGGCAACCTCGCCTCGCTTGACCCGGATCTTCACTCATACTTTGCATCCTTGGCCCGTACTTACGGGCCAATCTTGAAGCTTCGCCTCGGATACAAGCTTGGAATCGTGGTCAACTCCCCATCTCTGGCCCGAGAAGTTCTCAAAGACCAGGACATAACCTTTGCTAATCGAGATGTCCCGGATGTGGCCCGATCTGCCGCTTACGGTGGTTCCGATATCGTTTGGACTCCATATGGGCCAGAGTGGAGGATGCTGCGAAAGGTGTGTGTTCTCAAAATGCTTAGCAACACTACCTTGGACTCCGTTTACACCCTTCGCCGCCATGAGGTCCGACAAACCGTGAGTTACCTTTATAGTAAGGCTGGGTCACCCGTGAACTTTGGAGAGCAAGTCTTTTTAACTATACTAAACGTGATAACCAATATGTTGTGGGGAGGCACGGTACAAGGGAAGGAGAGGGCTGGCCTAGGAGCAGAGTTTAGGGAAGTGGTTGCGGACATGACTGAGTTATTGGGCAAGCCCAATGTTTCGGATTTTTTTCCGGGTTTGGGGCGGTTTGATTTGCAAGGCCTGCTGAAGAAGATGGATAGGTTGGCGAAGCAGTTTGATGGCATATTTGAGAAGATGATTGATAAAAGGGTGAAGATGGACGGAGATGGCAGGGATAGTGGCAAAGATTGTAAAGACTTCTTGCAGTTCTTGTTGCAGGTGAAGGACGAGGGAGATACCAAGACACCGCTTACCATGACCCACCTCAAAGCGTTGCTCATG GATATGATTGTGGGTGGTACAGACACATCCTCAAACTCAATTGAGTTTGCCATGGCAGAAATAATGAACAAGCCAGAAGTGATGAAAAAAGCTCAGCAAGAATTGGATGCAGTACTTGGAAAGAACAACACAGTAGAAGAGTCTCACATAGACCAATTGCCTTATCTATGTGCCATCATGAAAGAGTCATTGCGGCTGCACCCTGCACTCCCTCTGTTGGTCCCTCACTGTCCAAGTGAAACCTGCATTGTGGGAGGCTACACTATTCCTAAGGGTGCTCGAGTTTTCATTAACGTGTGGGCGATCCATAGAGATCCTTCAGCTTGGGAAAATCCATTGGAGTTTAGACCTGAGAGGTTTTTGGATAGTCAATGGGACTACAGTGGAAGTGACTTCAGTTATTTCCCATTTGGGTCTGGACGCAGAATTTGTGCCGGGATCGCAATGGCTGAGAGGATGTTTTTGTATTCACTTGCTACCCTTCTCCACTCTTTTGATTGGAAATTGCCAGAAGGAAAAAATATGGATCTTTCAGAgaagtttggaattgttttgaagtTGAAGAATCCTCTGCTGGCCATTCCAACACCAAGGTTATCTGATCCTGCACTCTATGAATAG